Proteins from one Hyperolius riggenbachi isolate aHypRig1 chromosome 2, aHypRig1.pri, whole genome shotgun sequence genomic window:
- the PTGFRN gene encoding prostaglandin F2 receptor negative regulator, translating into MRAPEWRLLWLFVLPVVVWGRIVRVPSSPLLRVEGTDIAIPCNVTNYEGPPEQNFDWMYSSGAGPGLELVSTWDDGFTKPVFLDRVKAGEISLQRVSNDEVLLLIKQLKPSDEGNYTCSTPSTDATFSGNYEAHVQLKVISDTLRLIGPKGRLTNVRNVTEGGSFQLQCQAAASGSSAHTHLSLTWERQTGGSTSEVLTLTHLGRFQPGAEYAERYGNGEVRLDTSGSDLYQLTVEGAHPQDSGQYSCVARTWVQGADGWDKIQEKKVAVAQVEVHPLDLTVTVPETTVEVPEGSPLTLTCQLAVDGDVPVTFQVRWFWSHSGEVQELPGGPGPEPAQQKMQTHQLALPQARDSGDYTCQGTAWTLLRNGSWSKAAEKMSAPIKVNVLSNVPALQVSLNTSVAPLMSDDPTELLCHVTVSGAPRLSVSWYFTSLPGPHPSAGTSVLVGSMNQDWSLQVGERYEQRLERGDLIFSRRDPNTFSLRLQWTSEEDRGSYHCEGTAWKLQADNSWAAVSKASSEPITVSWAAEDSALVVNAKLIKTVSAAGGTFEMMCTVQPKNIPFPQYSVQVTLRPPESAAAPVNVISVSRDGATRRKPSSVTNTFLEKGKEGVYIFRLYQVQNQDVGAYQCVITAWTQGGGGAWHMVRNQTTNPIQLEFRSSGPVFNVTARSDSTSVYHGDRAEFWCFITIDGPALDPKDMAFDVAWFAQRPGGSTVFLAEVDHTGQVQHGRRNSTSEVALERVSDMEYRLRVYNSEEEDAGGHYCTVTPWVRTGEGDWNSQESITSSLVALSVKKDLLSAFQYPLLIGSGVALLVGLLSLLIGYCSSRYCCKAQPVPEKRREHRRLMSMEMD; encoded by the exons TGGTTGTGTGGGGCCGCATTGTCCGGGTCCCTTCCAGCCCTCTCCTTCGAGTGGAGGGCACGGATATCGCCATACCTTGTAATGTTACGAACTATGAAGGCCCCCCTGAACAGAACTTTGATTGGATGTACTCCTCGGGGGCCGGCCCTGGATTGGAGCTCGTCAGTACCTGGGACGATGGCTTCACGAAGCCGGTGTTTTTAGACCGGGTCAAGGCGGGAGAGATCAGTTTACAGAGAGTGAGCAACGATGAGGTTCTCCTGCTGATTAAACAGCTGAAGCCATCCGATGAGGGGAACTACACCTGCTCTACCCCCAGCACGGACGCCACGTTCAGCGGCAACTACGAGGCCCACGTTCAGCTGAAAG TGATCTCTGACACACTGCGACTGATCGGTCCAAAGGGTCGTCTGACCAACGTGCGCAATGTGACAGAAGGGGGCTCCTTCCAGCTACAATGCCAGGCGGCCGCCAGTGGTTCCTCTGCTCACACTCACCTGTCCCTCACCTGGGAGCGGCAGACAGGAGGCTCCACCTCCGAGGTCCTGACCCTCACCCACCTGGGGCGTTTCCAGCCTGGAGCAGAGTACGCAGAGCGCTATGGCAATGGAGAAGTACGATTGGACACCTCGGGCTCTGACCTGTACCAGCTGACTGTAGAGGGCGCTCACCCGCAGGATAGCGGGCAGTACAGCTGTGTGGCCCGGACCTGGGTACAGGGGGCTGATGGCTGGGACAAGATCCAGGAGAAGAAGGTGGCAGTGGCCCAAGTGGAGGTTCACCCACTGG ATCTCACAGTGACCGTGCCAGAGACCACAGTGGAGGTCCCAGAAGGAAGCCCCCTCACCCTGACCTGCCAGTTGGCAGTAGATGGCGATGTGCCCGTCACGTTCCAGGTCCGGTGGTTCTGGTCCCACTCTGGAGAGGTTCAGGAGCTGCCCGGTGGTCCAGGACCAGAACCTGCCCAGCAGAAGATGCAGACCCACCAGCTGGCGTTACCACAAGCGCGGGATTCTGGGGACTACACGTGCCAGGGAACTGCTTGGAccctgctcaggaatggcagctggAGTAAGGCTGCAGAGAAGATGTCTGCTCCCATTAAGGTCAACGTGCTCAGCAATG TGCCGGCCCTGCAGGTGTCGCTGAACACGTCTGTTGCCCCCCTCATGTCAGATGACCCCACAGAGCTGTTGTGTCATGTGACTGTTTCAGGGGCCCCGCGCCTCTCCGTGTCTTGGTACTTCACCTCATTGCCGGGGCCCCATCCTTCGGCTGGCACGTCTGTGTTGGTGGGCTCTATGAACCAGGACTGGAGCCTGCAGGTGGGAGAGCGCTATGAGCAGCGCCTAGAGAGAGGGGATCTGATCTTTTCCCGCCGGGACCCCAACACATTTTCTCTACGCCTCCAGTGGACGTCTGAGGAGGATCGGGGGAGCTATCATTGTGAGGGCACTGCCTGGAAGCTGCAAGCTGACAACAGCTGGGCCGCAGTGAGCAAAGCGAGCTCAGAGCCCATCACTGTCTCCTGGGCTGCAGAAG ATTCTGCGCTCGTTGTGAATGCCAAGCTGATCAAAactgtgtcggcggcaggaggaaCCTTTGAGATGATGTGCACCGTGCAACCCAAAAACATTCCCTTCCCCCAGTACTCTGTGCAGGTGACCCTGAGACCCCCGGAGAGTGCTGCGGCCCCCGTCAATGTCATCTCTGTGAGCCGCGACGGAGCGACACGCCGGAAGCCGTCCAGTGTCACCAAcaccttcctggagaaggggaaAGAGGGCGTGTACATCTTCAGACTCTACCAAGTGCAGAACCAGGATGTAGGAGCATACCAATGTGTCATCACCGCCTGGACGCAGGGAGGAGGCGGGGCCTGGCATATGGTGCGCAATCAGACGACCAATCCGATCCAGCTGGAGTTCCGCAGTTCCG GTCCGGTGTTCAATGTGACAGCGCGGTCAGACAGCACCAGCGTGTATCACGGAGACAGAGCGGAGTTCTGGTGCTTCATCACCATCGATGGACCAGCCCTGGACCCAA AGGACATGGCGTTTGATGTGGCCTGGTTTGCTCAGAGGCCGGGCGGTTCTACGGTCTTCCTGGCAGAGGTGGACCACACAGGACAGGTACAGCACGGTCGCAGGAACAGCACTAGCGAGGTGGCCCTGGAGCGGGTCAGTGACATGGAATACAGGCTACGAGTGTACAACAgcgaggaggaggatgcagggggccATTACTGTACAGTGACCCCCTGGGTGCGGACGGGAGAGGGAGACTGGAATAGTCAGGAGAGCATCACCTCGTCCCTTGTGGCCCTCAGCGTCAAGAAGGACT TGCTGAGCGCCTTCCAGTACCCTCTGCTGATTGGTTCCGGTGTAGCCCTCCTAGTTGGGCTGTTGTCTCTTCTGATTGGATACTGCAGCTCCCGCTATTGCTGCAAGGCCCAGCCGGTGCCAGAGAAGCGCAGGGAGCACCGGCGACTCATGTCGATGGAGATGGACTGA